TCACGCTGAAGAAACCGCCTAGTGAGGTGTTGCGTGAGATTTACAATTACGCCGATCCGGACGATCCCTATATCGGCTTCTACATCTTCCATAAGCCCATGCTGCTATTACGAAATCACGAtgtaatgaaacaaatattcatCAAAGATTTTGACGTCTTCCCGAATCGGCGATTCGGTTCAGCTAACCAGAGGGATGCGTTGGGTTTGGACAGTATCTTGTCTATCCAACAGCCCCGATGGAAATACTTGAGGAACAAGTTGACCGTAGCCTTGAGCGGACAGAGATTAAAGAATATGTTTCCGCTGATAATCGAGTGTGGGCAGCCTATGTTGAATTTCATGAAGAACTTGTCAATGTCTAGCTCGAATAAAACCGAGGTGAAAGAGCTCAGTGGTCGTTATGTCACCGATATTATTGCTTCTGTAATATTTGGCATCAATGCAACTTCATTCGACGAGAAGAAAGATGCTTTCTGGAAAAACAGTAAGTTTTGTGCTGCTTTTATTCTGCGCGGAGTTGCAAATAGTTGACGACATTTTTCTCATGTATCACGATATGTCTCCTGCATGAATGAAATCAATGACAATTTATtgggtaaaaaaataaaagcggaaaaagtattaaaataacaacatAATAGAAGCGCAGATACTGAAAAACgtcgaaaagaaaaatatttttaagtattttgtCGATTTTTGCTTTTGCGATTGTTACTTTTTCATTCTTAGAGAAAGATTAAACTTTCGTTATACTTAAATTTGCAGGTTTAAACATCTTCTATGGTTTCATGCGCAGCATGATAATGATtatgattttctttattccTGAATGGATTCCTCTATTTGGAccaactattaaaatatatacgaattattttcgcaaaattttctGGGATTCTATGAATAGCAGAGAAAAAAGTGGATATAAGAGAGGAGATTTTATTGACTTCTTGTTGACGCTGAAGAATGAAGAACAGGATCCCATTTACAGTAAAGATTATGTgacttgcaaaataatttgcgcaataataattattatgcattgtattatatatatataacataatgatattgttattaacataatttttctgtatgcatcaagtttataaaattattaagagagaaagacttattaaaatgttaattttattattctgttgcattaataatttggTTTTAGAGTTTGAAGGCGACCATTTACTGGCGCAATCTGCCAGTTTGCTCATAGCTGGAATTGAAGCAACTGCGGACGCAATCGCATTCGCTTTGTATAATTTAGCACGTCATCCAGAACTTCAAGCTACTTTATATGATGAGATACAAACGCATATATCAGGAAAAGAATTGACCATGGATCTGATTACAGAAATGTCTTTCTTGGATTCTGTTTTGATCGAAACACTGAGATTACACCCTCCTCTTCCCATCGTTGATAGAATAGCCACAAGGAACTACAaggtaattaatataatcttataaataacTGAAAACAGATCATTACGCCATCACTTCTTTGACTATTACATATATTCTCACATATATTTCTCACTTCCAGTTGTTAAGCACCGGGTTAATAATTGAGAAAGATATTCcagtatatatttctataaatgcGACGAATCAAGAtcctaaatatttttccaatccGCATGATTTTATTCCATTGAGAGCAGAAACAGGTAACA
This window of the Linepithema humile isolate Giens D197 chromosome 1, Lhum_UNIL_v1.0, whole genome shotgun sequence genome carries:
- the LOC105674992 gene encoding cytochrome P450 6k1-like isoform X1 — protein: MNLSIVDIFIYCSTALVICISLFYAYAKYKLSYWSRRGVKTPPTHLIFGNFGDSLTLKKPPSEVLREIYNYADPDDPYIGFYIFHKPMLLLRNHDVMKQIFIKDFDVFPNRRFGSANQRDALGLDSILSIQQPRWKYLRNKLTVALSGQRLKNMFPLIIECGQPMLNFMKNLSMSSSNKTEVKELSGRYVTDIIASVIFGINATSFDEKKDAFWKNSLNIFYGFMRSMIMIMIFFIPEWIPLFGPTIKIYTNYFRKIFWDSMNSREKSGYKRGDFIDFLLTLKNEEQDPIYKFEGDHLLAQSASLLIAGIEATADAIAFALYNLARHPELQATLYDEIQTHISGKELTMDLITEMSFLDSVLIETLRLHPPLPIVDRIATRNYKLLSTGLIIEKDIPVYISINATNQDPKYFSNPHDFIPLRAETGNKKFYESLAFGLGQRSCIGKLQNFITRKRYVVIFSFPFYIHKCQIDIICTIIYLKFSGQRLGLLIAKVALITILSNYILDYEPSKKDDKGIIHVFTYAADGLYVQLKKREKGA
- the LOC105674992 gene encoding probable cytochrome P450 6g2 isoform X2, with product MNLSIVDIFIYCSTALVICISLFYAYAKYKLSYWSRRGVKTPPTHLIFGNFGDSLTLKKPPSEVLREIYNYADPDDPYIGFYIFHKPMLLLRNHDVMKQIFIKDFDVFPNRRFGSANQRDALGLDSILSIQQPRWKYLRNKLTVALSGQRLKNMFPLIIECGQPMLNFMKNLSMSSSNKTEVKELSGRYVTDIIASVIFGINATSFDEKKDAFWKNSLNIFYGFMRSMIMIMIFFIPEWIPLFGPTIKIYTNYFRKIFWDSMNSREKSGYKRGDFIDFLLTLKNEEQDPIYKFEGDHLLAQSASLLIAGIEATADAIAFALYNLARHPELQATLYDEIQTHISGKELTMDLITEMSFLDSVLIETLRLHPPLPIVDRIATRNYKLLSTGLIIEKDIPVYISINATNQDPKYFSNPHDFIPLRAETGNKKFYESLAFGLGQRSCIGQRLGLLIAKVALITILSNYILDYEPSKKDDKGIIHVFTYAADGLYVQLKKREKGA